Sequence from the uncultured Flavobacterium sp. genome:
ACTCCATTCCGAAACGGATATACATACAAGCTCCGCTAACTGAAAGTGCCTTATGAAAATCCATTGAAGAATTAATCTTTACAAAAACATAAGAGGGAAATAGCAATTTATGAATCATTTTTCTTCTGTCTGTTCGTGTACTTTGTACTTGAACTGATGGTAAAAAAGCCTTTATTTCTAAATTATTAAGCCATTCAGATACTTTTCTTTCATGATGACTTTTAACATACAGAACATACCAACCATTTTGAATTGATTTCATAAATAAAAAATAAAAAAAGTGTTTTGGGAATAGCTACGCTGTTCTCTGTTACGAGAATACTTATCTAAATAACTAGTATTAAAAAACTGAAACGCATTAGATTTAATGCT
This genomic interval carries:
- a CDS encoding UpxY family transcription antiterminator, which encodes MKSIQNGWYVLYVKSHHERKVSEWLNNLEIKAFLPSVQVQSTRTDRRKMIHKLLFPSYVFVKINSSMDFHKALSVSGACMYIRFGMEYAKVSDTEIKNIEFLLQSKDLTEIETNTENFKVGDLRTITHGPLTGLECQVLNISNSNKIIIRIDSLNKNIMATIPVGYLAG